The DNA segment atatttcttcgtCAAAGTTGAATaatgagaaacaaaaataaatatatatacctagaaACTTATTCTATACATTTGGAAATTTATTCTGactttacaatttatttagttGAAGAATGAGtactttcaatattattataattcttttcgcttttcatttatttttcgaatTCCCTTCGTTTATTTTCCTGATCCATTATTTTTGTCGGTTCTCTTCATTTTCGTTACTTGATCCATTACTTCGTTGGTCCTCTTCATTTTCGTTACTTGATCCATTACTTCGTCGGTCCTCTTCATTTTTGTTACTTGATCCATTGCTTCGTCGATCCTCTTCATTTTTGTTACTTAATCCATTACTTGGGTCATTTTCGTTATTTTGACTTCCTTCGTTTTTTCTAAATACTTCATTACTTCGTCGGTCTTCTTCATCTTCCTTAAATCCCTCATTATTTTGATCCCTTTCATTATCATCACCCTCTTCTACTCCAACAATGGACACTTCATCTTCTGCATTgtcatttttcaaacataacttTCGTATTAAAGGCATGATGATAATGTCATTATATAGCGACATTCCGGAGAGTAGAACAATAAAACCGAAGACCTGAAAAAGGTGAAAGTATGAGCTGAGACATTAGAAGAATATTTCCTTACAAATACAATACACAcatagaaaaaaggaaataactaAGTAATAACCTTGATTCTATTAAAAGTACCTAATCACAataataattcaacaaaaatagtactctaaagtttttttttttttaatggaacattttatttttcctttaatgaGGAGTTAAACAATCAAAGGTTATAGCAGTCACATGATCGACTATATAAAGcatttcaagaaaatatgatGTAAGAAATTCAGTATGACtaaatgaaatttctttcaTCATagcaatattgtaattaataattaatagcgtTTGAATGGAATACATACATGAGAAGGAAAGAAAGTACATTCTATACTTCCATATAGAGTTCCATGCGAtgctttattttgaataataattacactGTTATAAAGTGTTTAGTCATGGTAAAatgaacattattatataatagtacAACCTGTGGGTTGAATGATTTAAGTAAACCTATGGTCCATACCGCATATGGAAGCAAAGCtgtagatataattaaatattttaaatcattagaaTATCAAATTCATTAGTTTATGTGCgctccgtcaacacaaaagaaaggTAGAATAatctttatcaaaattgagtctggattaaatttgtattttttgacaaattatgatccatttctatcaacaaattatgatccatttctatcaacaaattatgatccatttctatcaacaaattatgatccatttctatcaacaaattattttgatcaatccTTTGGAGGGGCCGCAATTTCCACTTAAAGTAGCACCGTTCATCGTCACAATGTCAGAATTAGAAAAGAATAGCTTATATTTGTAGGACCATATCGGGCCTGATTAATTTTCAAGGATCAAATAAAGCTTCTAAACTAAAGtatgttaaattttgaatacaaatcccATAATTGAcagaaatatgtctatgaaatactAGACAGTATGTATTCATATAtgacaagaaaattaattggacattttttcctttcacaatttttgttgaatattattttgtgcTAACTCACGTCGCGTATGTATATTAGGAAactatgtactaaaaataagattatcccattaatctatatttatacgAAATtagtattaagtatttttttgcacaGTGCTACTTCAGAGAAAAAATGGGCACCTCACATATTTAGAGTCCTTACCAGTAAAGAACCTTTTAATATCATCAAAGAAAAGTGACACTTTGACTAAATAAAATAGCCAAAGctcttcaaataatttgattttgatagtTACTTTCTATTATTTACCTGTAGAATGTGAAAGGACTGCCATAGAAGAGCCAGACTCACTAACCAAATTACTAAAGTTCTGACAGAGTCTAAAACCATTCGTGTTGTTGCACTCAATTCTTTTGTAACAGATATTCCGGCAAAGTTGAAGAAAGCAATAGAAATGATTGTACCACAGATGGAGAGAAGAAGGAAATCTAAGAAAGACAAGTTATCATTTAGGAATAGtgtaatttgagttttttttcctaCTTTCGTTGAAGATTTGAACCAGTCCATCCCATGAATTTTCAATCACATAGGGGGGAACAGGAGAATGACCCCATAGGCGACTATCCGTTCCAATGAATGCCATGGGAATAAGGAGAATAGAAAGGacaataaatccaaaaaaacctTCCCATCCTACTGCCATCAGAGCTGGTACATTATACTTACCCAAATACTTTTCTTCATAAACCATTTGACTCGCAACAATGAtctgtttaattaatataataggtAGGTACATTGTACAATACAAGTCCCTCCATGTGATAATTTAAGTCAACTTACTTGTGCAGCAATAATGAGTGCATCTCCAAGGATCTCATTTGATGATCCACCTCCGTCATTACTGTCCCCGTCGCAATAAGGTATAAGGTAGGCAGCATCATCCGTAACTGTATGGACTTCGTCACCTTTATCAATGCAgttctaaaaagaaaagttaaccAGCATACAATCCACTacatattatttgtgaaaaaaaaaataataataactaagacATACCTTGACATTTGTAGGATTTAAAAGATCTGCCACAGCTACAAGCACCAAGCCTACACAAACAACAACCATTCCCAACCACTGAAACCatcttagttttttcttaagaaaGATCATGGATGCAATcccagtaaaaataataacagctcCTCTTAACATTTGAAAGGAGGAAGCACTTGTGAGTGTTAATCCTACATACATAATGGATGTAGCTGACATGTCGAGCATGgctggaataaaaaatatccatgcTTGTCTCCAAGTGAACTCTAACTTATCAGATGAAGGCGCCTCTTCTCTGGCTTTGTTCTGTAAAGCATTgagaaaattatatacatattttattaatattgctcttgttaaaacaaaataattttattgaacataCAATTCAGTGCCGTACTCACGGATTTGTTATAGGCGAACCTGATTTGAGTAACTATGGATGACTCATCTTTAATAAGgcagataaaaatttattcggGTCTGACTCCCTTAACCCTGGGTGATTACGGCACTGCATCTGGAACATCATTTTGAGGAGTCTTGTTTtgacaaacatatttttgaatcaaaatacaaagtttaaaaaaaaacctaacttCCTATTTGTTTAAGCcttatctataaaaattcaatgaaCGAACTTTGTGCTAAAAATGATATTGacacaattattatttgatttagataGCAGTATCTTATTTGATGATGTCATATTaattcaatgaattattttctcatttaaaaaaaaaaactcttttcagattaaagttattcagaaaattttaaatggcTGCTTCTTCCATTGGACTGGGATTTATAAGTGAAGGGAATATGTATGCACATAGTGCAATCGTTGTCACAATGTACATGTCAATAGTTATACTGGCTTCATAATcagaaaagtatattaaaaacagttacataataataaaaaatatggatgacTCAATTCAAAGCAACTATGTTGATAGATTGAACCGAAATATTCAGAAATTGTTTATACTGCATGTTCGCTACTCTCTTCAAACATCATTggacataaatatttagtatatgaATATCGAAGTAATCATTATAATTCATTGATTACTTTACTtgcattttcatttctttttatctatacctacatacatagtATCGATGTGCAGGTTGGCTTTTTTTAGTGCTGTGTTGGTAAATATTATTCgatcagtccagtcttaggatcgatcctatcagtccttaggactgtgAACTGCgtgaaaaatgcatttaattcaTAGTCATGTGGATGGATCTTTCGTACGAATGATTCAGATATATTTATCCGCATCCACCTATCCTTTCCGTTCttaggaattcatatttttccatttgaataTCCAATACGTCTTCTGATTCTCTCTTCAAGTTCATGTTAAAGGAATCTCGCCTCTTAGTCTTTGTGACTTACACGGAGGATATCATcttatttaatggaagaatcctGCATTGCGCAAATGCACTTCACATCAAGGTctatgatagtgacttctgagcTCGTGAATCAGTGCCTTtatgctcaagaatacataaattcttCCAGATCTTATTCGAGATCATCATATACTTCTGGATATAAAACTATGGAGCCtcataaaacgacagaataatcggCTGAAATATCCAGTGAGGAACATGAATAGTTCTTTCTtactatttcattgataaataatCTTTCAGTTGTTTGTCCTGCATAATGCAGAAATGTAAGgtatatatggataattatataaactaaacACTTTAAGCCTGACTCCtgattagtaattttttattacttgtgagtcctTTTTGTGATCAAAAAACAAGCGGaagatttttttagactttaaaaataatgtacctCTCTTTTCTTGATAGTTTTGTCTACAAAGattattctattctgctattgcTTATAAATGGTTATTGGGAActattaagtgattatgtgttaaAAATGGTAGTGATTTCTTAacttttattggaaaatttgaACGTCGCTGAAATTTCCAAACTTATTAACTCAGGAATTCTATTTTAAGCAGCTAAATTGCTTGTTAGCTTATTAGAATATTACTCTCTCGAAAATCTGagatctttacaaaaataaataaattactatgtGTGTGCCATaagagctaattataagttgtttgattgaagacaatatttaaaatgtatcaaaattatattacgaTTATTTGACtcattcagttttattttggacTAGCAAATgctatttcattattgatattCTTGTCGGGCGAATAGAAACTTCAAAATCATTCcttttattagttaaataactaGTATTGATTTGTATTACTAACAATTCCATGCTATATAAAAGTGGGGATGCTATAGAAAACTTAATTTCCCTAGTATTATTAGAGAGAAGAGTCAAAATCACAAGGCAAAAAAGGCTTATTCAAGGCATCATATTCAGTTGTTAGTAAGATAATTACATTgaactctatttttattatattcaagataaatgacaaattaagatcttattgttAGTCTATGTTTTTCAAATGAGCATTTCATATTTAGTGCTTAATATTCACTTATtctgaatatattattgatttcttcgctatattatatttatttgaaaatctgaactattttttatttattcaaaacaacttttaatctatttttttcttaaattacttttagtAGCGTAATCGTCCGAggattaaaaatttacacttaATAGAATTgtctgataagaaaataaaatactattatatgaCGTATTAAcacaattagttatataaatttgaatttcctccTCAATTGACTCatctgtgacgtcatcaaaatagccagtacaattataaacaaaagcaaataaatcTCTAATCGACACAAcctatatatagtcaccttggagttaccttctttaaggactaaCAAGTGGGACTGAATTGGATTGGACCAGACTGGACTGCGGTCCTTGATACTAAATAAGGACGGAAACAATACTACCCGTGGATACCACAtttctttaattctttaatCCGATCCGACCAACAACATTCAATCTAATTTGACTTCTATAGGAAATTTGATAAAACCAcatcatatttcattatttcctCTCCTATATTAATGAAGGAAAGTTTATTTGTGTGAATGGATACAAAAAGTCATAGGTATATAGTGCTCCCAtctgtatatgatatacaaatGTCTAAAGAAAACTGCGTAGGCCTCcagaaaaacataaattctaaatttagcATAGAAAGGAAGTCAGTTAAGGAAGTTTTACTTGTTATAATGGgttcgaaaaagaaaaacagagttTTGACGAGTTCCGAGTAACACTCAGCTTTTTATGCATACAAGTCGAGTTTTtgtgtctttatttatttatttaataaaacttgagTAAAAATTTACGAGTTTTTCACGTGGCACATCACTACTAATAATGATACAGGAATGTTTCTTTGCTGTCaagaaagatcctgataattctaattctcttacTATAATGATAACGATGGAGCTGGAAATCGACTTTACTTTATAGTGCATATACTTATTACACTATATAAGTTGGGTTAAGCAAGGTAAAccacaaaatttcattatagCCACCCTATACTATTACTATTGGCTATTGTAACCTTTGTACTactattatgaatttaaaaaagagaaaattgtgttataaactttaaataagataccaacatatatgcatcaaTAAATTGTCtagatcaaggttaatagaaatacaaggataTACCCTAAGGCATgcacgactgatgtttgacttccaccacccttttaatattgacgtcatagtaaatgaggggttgcatattttgtcaaaatatgtttttcttgcctcgcagtcggtacgatatattaaattgaaagttCCAGCAATCGCGACGTCATGCACCATGAGTGGTTGAGTGTTTTGGCAAAATCTGCTTGTCTTGCcgagcagtcggtacgatacatgaAATTGTAAAGTCTAGCAACCCCTATTACAtgatgtatttctattaaccttggtctaGAAGAGAaatctatcttttatttttgtgaaaaattgccAAAAAGAAATTCGcgaataaaattgcaaaaaatttgtttgcactaattttgcaagaaagtagaaaataacatttattgttattgtaaagagaaatacaacctaacaatgtttttttcttactttaaaaacaaaaaaagttattgataataatgtcgtcgaaccctcgataactggttgatttttgcaaatattgccaaaattatgtaataaaattttctggaaattGATAAAACAGCAGTGAAAGATAAGAGTATAACATTTATGCACAAAATGCATCTTTTTGtgtcatttcttcttaaaaatcgaaaattgggatttgataagaaaaagcaaaataaaaaaaatattcagaaaatgacaggtatttcaattaaacatcgaattttattttttaaatttaaatgcaaacgAATCTtcagacaaataaataaaaactttatttaatttacgaaGCCATTActtcattggaagttcattttttgcacctgaaaaaaccaaattgcaattttcatcgatttcttttttgcccatactttttttggattttgaataaatttagcaAACATAGTTATtcgtttagttgtttttttgagacGTCTGTCACTTTTTAACTTATAACTCAAATCCCCATCTAGTCTCCTTGACCtccaaaaaacggtttttgtgttttgggtagtGTTGGGTTTCTGTCTGGAAACCCTAGACCTGTATTAGAccactatatgtatatattggaCCGAactagttcggtccaacaaaaaaactcaCTCTGGACCatactcatataaaaattcggtctagatcggtccgaAGGAAAAATTCGtgccaaaaaaaatcggtctagaccgattttacaaaTAGATTCTTTATAACATGacacagtatttgttctagaacttatcatgtacttttgataattttttgaaaaaaatgaatgacagttgatctagagaGAAAAACGGTCTTTCATAATATATGGGAcccaaaaaatcggtccataaagaGATACCGAATCAAAATTGGTCTACAAtgtgagactgaaaaaaatcggtccactgaccgaaaaattggtctagaaaaaatcacttaagaccgaaccgaaaaaaaatcggtcccgGACCAAGTCTCAGCACcagttttgggtatagaataagccccctaGTATAACTCACCCCCCTATCTTATCCTGAttaggttcaaaagaggcacccatgcaaaatttcagggTCCTAGGTCCAACGTTGTGAGCACATATAAAAGACACACAGACAGACAgaaaaaaactctattttatatatatatgtatagattaaTGTTGAATCGGTCCTATGACTGATTCTctaatcagttttttttctcattgcaatcttttttaatcggcccgatcttttttaccattaaacTGTCCTATGGACCAAACTTCGTTCCTTCAGTCCTAGCTTTCTTTATAGCTATTCTCCACTCATatctaggattgaataatataatagctaaaaaaataataaatgatatcgagaacatataataataagttctagccacacacatCCTACTTTAAATTTCAGTTATCTTTAAAGAGGTTAAgttgaacagctgaaaggacaaattttattaggaagattgcagtctttttagtttttttagaccgatcgaaaactaataagtatattatactGCGGAAGCACACAAGAGTTGACGTAATCTTAAGCGACACTAGTGCCCTCAAGCAATGTATACTTATCTACGATagtaacatattatatagttttatctcaaaaattggCCTAATATTGACACAGAATCATTAAGTTTAAAATCTATTTGTATGAGCAAATAATTACACATCATATAGAGTGTCAGTAGTatcctaattaaatatttgatcacatcaaatttcacttttttgaaaataataaaaggctCTATCTATATCCATTAGTAATTTATGTGTTCACTACGAATCCGTAATGAGCATTTTTGTCTCAAATTAGGCTTTCgaacattatttttagaatatataaggGTTAGAACCAatttttgggttattttttattttacaaaatccacACAAATAAACCAATTCcctgtaaaattaaattttaatttcagaaatgtgttaattataatagtattttatgtgGGACGATCTAACACGGAGAAAAAAAcccaataattaaagaaaaacaatgcTCTTTTTTAGGGTTTTGTTTAACGAAGAATTAAGCTTTAGTTTttcattgtatattataatggGCAAAGCAGATTCTTTTGAAAGCGTGGGTATCTAATGAATTTTTCactttcaaatgaatatttgctTCTAaagaatcttttattttttatctgattttaagttttttgaagtaaaaataccCCTTATAGTTACAAAGACGTTTCATATGGCTAAATTTgcctataaaatattgtatcaaaaatttttttgttaaatataatttccattCCATGAGGTAGACTAAGATGTGAAAGTGTGATGTTTTAACTACATATTTTAACTCCTCACACGACTGATCATATCAAATGTCAAAgttcaaaagataataaatatatatttagagatgataaaaattgtttcaattaaattattaacaggaaaatgaatttaaacataaattaattgtatttattgattactagctatgtttgaataattataccaatatataataagtaacttattaacattatttttcaaaaataggggTATCATTTTATTTGCTCTTGATTCAACATCAATGATATCCGTGATTCCCAACTGGGACTCCACGAGGTTATCCAGATAAtctagaaatgtattttttaaaacttcgaAGCCCAAATATTCGGACAACATTAGTTACTATTCCTAACCTCGAAAAAAATTACGTCTAGGATCTCTGCAGTAATGAAATGTTTGGGAATCACTGACTGAAGTTTTAACTTGGACTTGAGCGCAAAGGctcaaagatttataaaaataactattctgACGTGGCTCAGATATTCTGAAGTTTTGCTTTGTTAAAGATTTAGATGgagtagaatataatatatataaatatgtaactaCTAAATCAGTATGTGGTATTTTGTTAGtacacatattaattataagagAAGGTAATTTAAACTACCTCTATATCCTATTAAGAACATAAATACATCCatcaattatatgtttattCATCAGAATAGTTacgttgtttaaaaaaaaaaatcattgaaatttaCTTAAGACAAtgcaaagttcaaaaattagtaatttcaatgtacatatatattgtgtcactaaaaaaatggtgaaaaaataCTCTCtcttttgtaaaatgaatattttttattaataatggaGATAAAATGCAAATGATTCATACTTGTGAAAAGATTTGCAATAAgcctttcaattttaaactcaTAATAAATGGATAgaaattactaatatatatatatatatactatatctAATTTTATCACAATATGTCACATTGGatataaattcttcttttttgttacaaattacACAAATACCCCTTCAACAATGCAATTAGCCCCATTCTAAAGTTTATGACCCACTggtctatattaataatatagacaGACATGTGGGtcttaaactataatataatattatcaattgtATTTCTAGATCAGAACAATAGAAATATGTATGAGTAGGTATTCATTCAGTGTTATTTTCTATTCAGAGGACGTGTATAGAAAGAAGAATATTCTGATTCTTGTATCAGAAGATTTCATCTTgggcaaaatataaattataagtcaataaataacagaaaaaaaccaCTGTATTaagtatatctatataatttgacaaattattataaaatgaaagagg comes from the Lepeophtheirus salmonis chromosome 4, UVic_Lsal_1.4, whole genome shotgun sequence genome and includes:
- the Tango9 gene encoding solute carrier family 35 member F6; translation: MAWTVYQSSLALLMVVTGSINTLSVKWANQIKSVNSVGVRTEFNHPFLQAVTMFLGEMLCMVAYFGTVVYNRNKAREEAPSSDKLEFTWRQAWIFFIPAMLDMSATSIMYVGLTLTSASSFQMLRGAVIIFTGIASMIFLKKKLRWFQWLGMVVVCVGLVLVAVADLLNPTNVKNCIDKGDEVHTVTDDAAYLIPYCDGDSNDGGGSSNEILGDALIIAAQIIVASQMVYEEKYLGKYNVPALMAVGWEGFFGFIVLSILLIPMAFIGTDSRLWGHSPVPPYVIENSWDGLVQIFNENFLLLSICGTIISIAFFNFAGISVTKELSATTRMVLDSVRTLVIWLVSLALLWQSFHILQVFGFIVLLSGMSLYNDIIIMPLIRKLCLKNDNAEDEVSIVGVEEGDDNERDQNNEGFKEDEEDRRSNEVFRKNEGSQNNENDPSNGLSNKNEEDRRSNGSSNKNEEDRRSNGSSNENEEDQRSNGSSNENEENRQK